A window of the Desulfovibrio sp. UIB00 genome harbors these coding sequences:
- a CDS encoding DUF364 domain-containing protein, whose protein sequence is MHNRWHLYDELIDSVPSTELVKSFVYGDHWLMVESDAGGVGMAQHFPTMPGAQDSALSPYEIVGQPLRKVAERLKSWDFNQASIGLAALNAANNTLALRPESPIQPGINRMPGDAFKFFRAESAGKKVAVIGHFPGLRMLRQHCDMCILERNPQPGDLPDAAAEYILPEQDIVFVTGTTFINKTITRLLELTQKAKVFMVGPSTPMHPLLFRHGFASLSGLVVENAAGVARALKDNNCEAIFASGGLKVNLLPGGAQ, encoded by the coding sequence ATGCATAATCGTTGGCATTTGTATGACGAACTTATTGATTCCGTTCCGTCAACCGAACTGGTTAAATCCTTTGTTTACGGCGATCACTGGCTGATGGTGGAATCGGACGCCGGGGGCGTGGGCATGGCCCAGCATTTCCCGACCATGCCGGGCGCGCAGGATTCCGCGCTCTCACCATATGAAATTGTCGGCCAGCCCTTGCGGAAGGTGGCTGAACGTCTCAAGTCGTGGGATTTCAATCAGGCCTCCATTGGTCTTGCGGCCCTGAATGCTGCTAACAACACCTTGGCCCTGCGGCCAGAAAGCCCCATTCAGCCCGGCATAAATCGCATGCCCGGAGATGCCTTCAAATTTTTTCGTGCAGAATCCGCAGGCAAAAAGGTTGCGGTGATCGGGCATTTTCCCGGTTTGCGCATGCTGCGCCAGCACTGCGACATGTGCATTCTTGAGCGCAATCCACAGCCCGGCGACCTGCCCGACGCCGCAGCGGAATATATTCTGCCGGAGCAGGATATTGTTTTTGTCACGGGCACAACATTTATCAACAAAACCATCACCCGCCTGCTGGAACTGACCCAGAAGGCCAAGGTTTTCATGGTCGGGCCAAGTACGCCCATGCATCCCCTGCTGTTCCGGCACGGTTTTGCTTCGCTTTCCGGCCTGGTGGTGGAAAATGCCGCTGGCGTGGCCCGCGCCCTTAAAGACAACAACTGCGAGGCCATTTTTGCCAGTGGGGGCCTCAAGGTAAATCTGCTGCCCGGCGGTGCCCAGTGA
- a CDS encoding cupin domain-containing protein: MLKKNYALAMAAGIAIFAAGFWAGGRNAVLFEIGQAVAAAAPATGVTKTVLFEADRSWDGTPYGAYPAGNADIKIVKIVIPPNSRLGSHTHPMPNIAYVRAGALTVKSEVDGLERQLKQGDFLAEMVNKPHYGYTGDEGVELFLVYCGVTGQELSVSTK, translated from the coding sequence ATGCTTAAAAAAAATTACGCCCTCGCGATGGCCGCAGGCATTGCCATTTTTGCTGCGGGTTTCTGGGCGGGCGGAAGAAACGCGGTGCTGTTTGAGATTGGTCAGGCTGTTGCCGCAGCGGCCCCAGCCACTGGCGTGACCAAAACGGTGCTGTTTGAAGCCGATCGCTCGTGGGATGGAACGCCCTATGGCGCATACCCGGCCGGGAATGCGGACATCAAGATTGTAAAAATTGTGATTCCCCCCAATTCTCGGTTGGGCAGCCACACCCATCCCATGCCGAACATTGCCTACGTGCGTGCGGGCGCGCTGACAGTAAAAAGCGAGGTGGACGGTCTGGAGCGGCAGTTGAAGCAGGGGGACTTTCTGGCGGAGATGGTCAATAAGCCGCACTATGGCTATACGGGCGATGAGGGCGTGGAGCTCTTTCTTGTCTACTGCGGGGTGACTGGGCAGGAGTTGTCAGTCAGCACAAAATAG
- a CDS encoding TonB-dependent receptor produces the protein MKQWQRHAAVMALLGIIGSPCAASAGNEGNGEVQLSPLEMAASKDTIDHITQVDIERKTARNLWEALRGVEGVNLQTSAGRNEGTISIRGSNRYQVGLYIDDIPVATAYRNEWDANNILTYGLESIEVSKGYSSPLLISNNNLAGAVNLRTAKPKKEFEATAKYMNFFDRNVQNQGQMAAASVGTKQDLYYLKGTFIFNNQNFFTYPASFDSAPYQPGSRARNSDNQTLSGNIIGGWTPNDDVDVMVGYTRQHFQKGQPFDAAQTRTGDSTTYPYKRFWEWPEYETSRVYANGNFNLSSKAHLKAVAYYDWHQDTSKSYTDVSMTKRDSADKTYDQFTTGGQLTFDYTFNPANKIALSAGYRLLSHKEYNDYSVFDDTGVKPKLKKKAADVGSQLDEHITETYTDLGAEYTLKPVDKLTLVFGSSLSTMVPQTLESRDHTTGDMNSYKDGLSDPKTLFNYQVGAFYDLTEHHEVFATFAKKSRFATMRERYMRTNGTPANPDLNPEQAYHYELGYKGIFGDWLKLNSSVYYSDVTDLITSQGTSGNMSFSNLNRATFYGYELGAEAVFNQYVSVGAVFNYMHWNNCTNDDKLTQLPELTSTLYSVITPVEGFSIIPQVNMSSGFYWNSAPYDTYYRKAPGFTTVDLKAVYDINKNFSVEAGVKNMFDQEYAYSAYYPEPGRSFFMGVTATF, from the coding sequence ATGAAACAGTGGCAAAGGCACGCGGCGGTAATGGCTCTATTGGGGATCATAGGCAGCCCATGTGCTGCATCCGCCGGTAATGAAGGCAATGGCGAAGTTCAACTTTCTCCTCTGGAAATGGCAGCTTCCAAGGATACCATCGATCACATCACCCAGGTGGACATAGAGCGGAAAACCGCCAGAAACCTCTGGGAAGCCCTGCGCGGCGTGGAAGGCGTGAATCTGCAAACTTCCGCAGGTCGCAATGAGGGAACCATCAGCATTCGTGGCTCCAACCGTTATCAGGTGGGCCTGTATATTGACGATATCCCCGTTGCAACCGCGTATCGCAATGAATGGGATGCCAACAACATCCTGACCTATGGCCTTGAATCCATCGAAGTCTCCAAGGGCTACAGCTCGCCCTTGCTGATCAGCAACAACAACCTTGCGGGTGCAGTGAACCTGCGTACGGCAAAACCCAAAAAAGAGTTTGAAGCCACCGCCAAGTACATGAATTTTTTTGACCGCAACGTGCAGAATCAGGGTCAAATGGCTGCGGCAAGCGTGGGAACCAAGCAGGATCTCTACTACCTCAAGGGAACGTTCATATTCAACAACCAGAATTTCTTCACCTATCCTGCCAGTTTTGACTCAGCGCCCTATCAGCCGGGCAGCCGCGCGCGCAACTCGGACAATCAGACCCTCTCTGGCAACATCATTGGCGGATGGACGCCCAACGACGATGTGGATGTCATGGTGGGCTACACGCGACAGCATTTTCAGAAGGGCCAGCCCTTTGATGCCGCCCAGACCCGAACGGGCGACTCGACCACCTATCCTTACAAACGCTTTTGGGAATGGCCGGAATACGAAACCAGCCGTGTGTACGCCAATGGTAATTTCAACCTCAGCAGCAAGGCGCACCTGAAGGCTGTTGCCTATTACGACTGGCATCAGGACACTTCAAAAAGCTACACCGATGTGTCCATGACCAAGCGGGACTCCGCAGACAAGACGTATGACCAGTTCACCACCGGCGGGCAGCTGACGTTTGACTATACCTTCAACCCTGCCAACAAGATCGCCCTTTCCGCTGGTTATCGTCTTCTTTCTCACAAAGAATATAATGACTACAGCGTGTTTGACGATACAGGCGTGAAGCCGAAGCTCAAGAAAAAGGCCGCAGATGTAGGGTCGCAGCTGGATGAGCACATCACGGAAACCTACACCGATCTGGGCGCGGAATACACCCTTAAGCCCGTGGACAAACTTACTCTGGTCTTCGGCAGCAGTCTCAGCACCATGGTTCCGCAGACCCTTGAAAGCCGCGATCACACCACGGGCGACATGAACTCCTACAAGGACGGGCTGAGCGACCCCAAGACCTTGTTCAACTATCAGGTCGGGGCCTTCTATGATCTGACGGAACACCATGAAGTGTTCGCTACCTTTGCCAAAAAATCACGTTTTGCCACCATGCGCGAGCGGTACATGCGCACGAATGGCACTCCGGCCAATCCTGATCTTAACCCCGAACAGGCCTATCATTATGAACTGGGCTACAAGGGTATTTTTGGCGACTGGCTCAAGCTCAACAGCAGCGTGTACTACAGCGATGTGACAGACCTGATCACCTCGCAGGGTACTTCTGGCAACATGTCGTTCTCCAACCTGAACCGGGCCACCTTCTACGGTTACGAACTGGGCGCGGAAGCTGTGTTCAACCAGTATGTGAGCGTGGGGGCTGTGTTCAACTACATGCACTGGAACAACTGCACCAACGACGACAAGCTTACCCAGTTGCCCGAGCTTACAAGCACCCTGTACAGCGTCATTACGCCTGTGGAAGGATTTTCAATTATTCCGCAGGTCAACATGAGCAGCGGCTTCTACTGGAACAGTGCTCCTTACGATACGTATTACCGCAAGGCTCCCGGCTTCACCACCGTGGATCTCAAGGCTGTTTACGATATCAACAAGAACTTTTCCGTGGAAGCTGGCGTGAAGAACATGTTTGATCAGGAATATGCGTACAGCGCATATTATCCAGAGCCTGGCCGCAGCTTCTTCATGGGTGTTACCGCGACCTTCTAA
- a CDS encoding ABC transporter ATP-binding protein has protein sequence MIEVRDLTLGYFDAPPVLQQVSLRVGKGEVVNVLGPNGCGKTTLLRAILGFLPVPLRSVFLEGRPQEEISRRDIARTLAYVPQMHTGVFAYQVLDVVLMGRTARSPWLRFSADDVDRAMNALEQVRMTSCARKSYLELSGGQRQLVLIARALCQGCSALVMDEPVTGLDYGNQFHLLELIGKLSGSGPAIMLTTHHPEQAVYLGGRAILLKAGHVVADGPVSTTVTAQQIKELYNLPPRAQRWMHLAEPDAP, from the coding sequence ATGATTGAAGTGCGTGACCTCACCCTTGGCTATTTTGATGCACCGCCTGTGCTACAGCAGGTTTCTCTGCGCGTGGGCAAGGGAGAAGTGGTGAACGTGCTTGGCCCCAACGGTTGCGGCAAAACAACGCTGCTCCGGGCCATTCTGGGATTTTTGCCCGTGCCGCTCCGCAGCGTTTTTCTGGAAGGCCGCCCGCAGGAAGAAATCTCGCGGCGGGATATTGCGCGCACACTGGCCTATGTGCCCCAGATGCATACGGGCGTTTTTGCCTATCAGGTTCTTGATGTGGTGCTTATGGGGCGCACAGCCCGCAGCCCCTGGCTCAGGTTTTCCGCAGATGATGTGGACAGGGCCATGAACGCTCTGGAGCAGGTGCGCATGACAAGCTGCGCGCGCAAATCCTATCTGGAGCTATCCGGCGGGCAAAGGCAGCTTGTGCTTATTGCGCGGGCCTTGTGCCAGGGGTGCTCGGCCCTTGTCATGGATGAGCCTGTCACCGGGCTGGATTACGGCAACCAGTTCCATCTGCTGGAGTTGATTGGCAAGCTTTCCGGCTCCGGGCCGGCGATCATGCTGACCACCCACCACCCCGAACAGGCGGTGTATCTGGGCGGGCGGGCCATACTGCTCAAGGCGGGGCATGTTGTTGCAGATGGCCCGGTTTCCACCACTGTTACCGCCCAACAGATCAAGGAACTGTACAACCTCCCCCCCAGGGCTCAGCGCTGGATGCACCTTGCAGAACCGGATGCGCCATGA
- a CDS encoding ABC transporter substrate-binding protein, which yields MQIRRTFLIWAALTLAAFLSCSGGARAAESATSGDARSVYCPTPPSAFTLYAFAPELLAAWNTPLRDYEKKFIPPQYHDLPILGGWYGQGFIPDREMLLASGIKKAFYLSMSMHDRLPIEQTLTSLGMQVSTAPGGSMKDMAACFLTMGRLYNREQRGQSLAAYADATLNRVAAAMKNLPPDRRTRVYVALEANGLASVCKDSVRSEVLEAAGADSVHMCPPGTENAQLKVTFEQVMAYNPDVVLVFHPNLMRRIRTDPQWSALPAVQAGRVYFIPRGPFSWIERPATYMRLMGVQWLANLLHPDLYAADIKAESRRFMKLFFNLDLSDAQINELFEPYGTF from the coding sequence ATGCAGATCCGCCGTACATTTCTGATTTGGGCAGCACTTACGCTTGCGGCTTTTTTGTCCTGTTCCGGCGGCGCACGAGCGGCAGAGTCCGCCACCAGCGGCGATGCCAGAAGCGTCTATTGCCCCACACCTCCCTCGGCCTTCACGCTCTACGCCTTTGCGCCGGAGCTGCTTGCAGCCTGGAACACCCCTCTGCGGGATTATGAAAAAAAATTTATTCCCCCCCAGTATCACGATCTGCCCATCCTGGGTGGCTGGTATGGGCAGGGCTTTATTCCTGACAGGGAAATGCTGCTGGCAAGCGGCATCAAAAAAGCTTTTTACCTTTCCATGAGCATGCACGACCGTTTACCCATAGAGCAGACCCTGACCAGCCTCGGCATGCAGGTATCCACCGCTCCGGGCGGCAGCATGAAGGATATGGCGGCCTGCTTTCTGACAATGGGGCGGCTGTATAATCGCGAACAGCGCGGGCAGAGCCTCGCGGCGTATGCTGATGCAACGCTGAACCGCGTGGCTGCGGCCATGAAAAATCTGCCCCCGGATCGGCGCACGCGGGTGTATGTAGCGCTGGAGGCCAACGGGCTTGCATCTGTTTGTAAGGATTCCGTTCGTTCAGAGGTGCTTGAAGCCGCAGGCGCGGACAGTGTGCACATGTGTCCACCCGGCACGGAAAACGCTCAGCTCAAGGTCACGTTTGAACAGGTCATGGCCTACAATCCGGATGTTGTGCTGGTATTCCACCCCAATCTTATGCGCCGCATACGCACAGACCCCCAATGGTCGGCCTTGCCTGCGGTGCAGGCGGGCAGGGTCTATTTTATCCCGCGCGGTCCCTTCAGCTGGATAGAGCGTCCTGCAACCTATATGCGGCTTATGGGCGTGCAATGGCTGGCAAATCTGCTGCACCCAGATCTGTACGCTGCGGATATCAAGGCAGAGAGCCGCCGATTCATGAAACTGTTTTTTAATCTGGATCTGAGCGATGCGCAGATAAACGAGCTTTTTGAACCTTATGGCACGTTCTGA
- a CDS encoding DUF302 domain-containing protein has protein sequence MNTPDTGLQRVQADPQDDLETVWKRLLSAIESAKIPVFSTIDHKQNAVEAGLDMAGARVITFGNPAVGTALMLEAPEAALDLPLRILAVETPQGVCLLWNDPAWIASRHGIVKNTDVAQKIQKLLERLTHEAAQQQPDTGNQ, from the coding sequence ATGAACACCCCTGATACTGGCCTGCAGCGTGTTCAGGCAGACCCTCAAGATGACCTTGAAACTGTCTGGAAGCGCTTGCTGAGCGCCATCGAGAGTGCAAAAATTCCTGTTTTCTCTACCATAGATCATAAACAGAATGCCGTGGAGGCAGGCCTTGATATGGCTGGCGCACGCGTAATTACCTTTGGCAATCCGGCTGTGGGCACAGCCCTCATGCTTGAAGCCCCGGAGGCAGCCCTTGATCTGCCCTTGCGCATTTTGGCGGTGGAGACGCCCCAGGGGGTTTGCTTGCTTTGGAACGATCCCGCATGGATAGCGAGTCGCCACGGAATTGTTAAAAACACAGACGTTGCGCAAAAAATACAGAAATTGTTGGAGCGACTCACCCATGAGGCGGCTCAACAGCAGCCTGATACTGGAAACCAGTAG
- a CDS encoding FmdE family protein produces the protein MQDIRPYLEKAEQYHGHICSGQILGIRMTLMALKALGMSPQDDMRDLVIFLETDRCVADASYVVTGVTVGRRRVKMYSYGKTAMSFLDLKTGKAVRVSVITSDRPPHHADKAAQLSFWEGYDDNDIFSCQPVSIAMPEGELPGPPARIATCCVCGEDVLDCKEIVQDGKTYCRACLNGAYYSPLGGSHA, from the coding sequence ATGCAAGATATAAGACCTTACCTTGAAAAAGCGGAACAGTATCACGGTCACATTTGCAGCGGGCAGATTCTGGGCATCCGCATGACCCTGATGGCGCTCAAAGCCCTTGGAATGTCGCCGCAAGATGACATGCGAGATCTTGTCATTTTTCTGGAGACAGACCGCTGCGTCGCAGATGCTTCCTACGTGGTTACTGGTGTGACTGTGGGCCGCAGGCGGGTCAAGATGTACAGCTACGGAAAAACAGCCATGTCCTTTCTGGATTTGAAAACAGGTAAGGCCGTGCGCGTCAGCGTCATCACCTCCGACAGGCCGCCCCACCATGCGGATAAAGCCGCCCAGCTCTCCTTTTGGGAAGGCTACGACGACAACGACATTTTTTCCTGCCAGCCTGTGAGTATCGCCATGCCGGAGGGCGAGTTGCCCGGCCCGCCCGCGCGCATTGCGACCTGTTGCGTCTGTGGCGAGGATGTGCTGGATTGCAAGGAAATTGTGCAGGATGGCAAAACATACTGCCGGGCATGCCTCAATGGCGCATATTACAGCCCGCTTGGGGGCAGCCATGCATAA
- a CDS encoding class I SAM-dependent methyltransferase has protein sequence MNIESFDQLWVDYQPDRKDAQEFWNKRAPSFNKRIRRKTADEHRQRLMEHLARKAGLDHNSAVLDIGCGPGAQSLEMAPLVGRVEGFDLAPRMIDLAKGNAIEDNCPNVSFRVLDWQTADIDNMGWRRQFDLVLASRTPAINNRATLEKMIAASSRACCMITHVEMRHSVRDQLKSLLDWDEQKARIARSFFCAFNMLFLMGFYPEVEYFDRAWESETTFEDAELMHLNYFSSMMTVSDSLKAEMRKKLASLCRNGIIQEKVESKLAVMFWKI, from the coding sequence GTGAATATTGAATCCTTTGATCAGCTTTGGGTCGATTACCAGCCAGACCGCAAGGACGCGCAGGAATTCTGGAACAAGCGCGCGCCATCGTTCAACAAGCGCATCCGTCGCAAAACTGCAGACGAACACCGCCAGCGCCTGATGGAACATCTTGCGCGCAAGGCTGGCCTTGACCACAACAGCGCGGTGCTGGATATCGGCTGCGGACCCGGTGCGCAAAGTCTTGAAATGGCCCCGCTGGTAGGGCGGGTGGAAGGCTTTGACCTTGCGCCCCGTATGATTGATCTGGCAAAGGGCAATGCCATTGAAGACAACTGCCCCAATGTCAGCTTTCGCGTTCTGGACTGGCAGACGGCAGACATCGACAACATGGGCTGGCGCAGACAATTTGATCTGGTTCTGGCATCGCGCACGCCAGCTATCAACAACCGCGCAACGCTGGAAAAGATGATTGCCGCCTCCAGCCGCGCCTGCTGCATGATCACGCATGTGGAAATGCGCCATTCTGTCAGGGATCAGCTCAAGAGCCTGCTCGACTGGGATGAACAGAAAGCCCGCATTGCCCGCAGTTTTTTTTGCGCTTTCAACATGCTGTTTCTGATGGGTTTTTACCCTGAGGTGGAATACTTTGACCGAGCGTGGGAAAGCGAAACGACCTTTGAGGATGCAGAGTTGATGCACCTCAATTATTTCAGCAGCATGATGACAGTTTCTGACAGTCTGAAAGCCGAAATGCGCAAAAAGCTGGCAAGCCTCTGTCGCAACGGGATTATTCAGGAAAAGGTGGAATCAAAGCTGGCCGTCATGTTCTGGAAAATATAG
- a CDS encoding iron ABC transporter permease — MARSEKILLWLGVLLVAAVLLSLHMGRYPLDMSALCRALADAWSGNTLSPDQRQVLFLFFNLRLPRIVTALLVGASLAVSGSVYQAMFQNPLVSPGILGVQHGAAFGGAVGILAFSSMAATQVLAFIGGALGVGLALFFSMLYPKARFLALLIGGMVSSSFFVALTSLVQYVADPNRQLPEIVFWLMGSLSRTEPRHLVWGGPLMLGALAFICLNGKIVNALSMGDDEAMALGVNSMRMKMQLIAAATLACSLTVVMAGVINWVGLVIPHVMRFICGPDNRLGLLNSALGGALFILLTDSFIRTIWTVELPLGIATSIILLPLFAFSLWYDWKRRYD; from the coding sequence ATGGCACGTTCTGAAAAAATTTTGCTCTGGCTGGGGGTGCTGCTGGTTGCCGCAGTGCTGCTCTCGCTGCACATGGGCCGCTACCCCTTGGACATGAGCGCGCTTTGCCGCGCGCTTGCCGATGCATGGTCGGGAAACACTCTCAGCCCGGATCAAAGGCAGGTGCTGTTTCTGTTTTTTAATCTGCGGCTGCCGCGCATTGTCACGGCTCTGCTGGTGGGTGCAAGCCTTGCGGTATCTGGCAGCGTGTATCAGGCCATGTTTCAGAATCCGCTGGTGTCGCCCGGTATTCTGGGTGTGCAGCATGGGGCGGCCTTTGGCGGAGCAGTGGGCATCCTGGCTTTTTCATCCATGGCGGCCACACAGGTACTGGCCTTTATTGGCGGCGCGCTGGGCGTTGGTCTTGCCCTGTTTTTTTCCATGCTCTACCCAAAGGCGCGTTTTCTTGCCCTGCTCATCGGCGGCATGGTGAGCAGCTCCTTTTTTGTGGCCCTGACCTCGCTTGTGCAGTACGTGGCAGACCCCAACAGGCAGTTGCCCGAAATTGTGTTCTGGCTCATGGGTTCGCTTTCGCGCACAGAGCCGCGTCACCTTGTATGGGGCGGGCCGCTCATGCTCGGCGCGCTGGCCTTTATCTGCCTTAACGGCAAGATCGTGAACGCGCTTTCCATGGGCGACGACGAGGCCATGGCCTTGGGTGTGAACAGCATGCGTATGAAGATGCAACTGATTGCGGCGGCAACGCTGGCGTGCTCGTTGACTGTTGTCATGGCGGGCGTCATCAACTGGGTTGGCCTTGTCATTCCGCACGTGATGCGTTTTATCTGCGGGCCGGACAATCGCCTGGGCCTGCTGAATTCAGCCTTGGGCGGCGCGCTTTTTATTCTGCTGACGGATTCGTTTATCCGCACGATCTGGACTGTGGAACTGCCGCTGGGCATCGCCACGTCAATCATTCTGTTGCCGCTGTTTGCCTTTAGCCTGTGGTACGACTGGAAGAGACGCTATGATTGA
- a CDS encoding energy transducer TonB: MSMEPAADRQIFAAPCLEEPPAKPRTRGPWFFAASFAAHLAVLGMLWFLGSLLPPTGNGDFGGVVITLTYGEPGSGTTGEPAGAGGGGTQTEQNAASQVDVAAPAAEAAAAQKETSPAPQEQKKSAEPTVTDSQSPLAIPRLAEKTAAKEKPQPAKIDKATKAAPRKEHNVQHREQAGSNTTAKVADLKPSTTTAGASSGARAGVDSGAGSGASQSKLQGQGLAMAEGSGQGRGSGSNGQGNGAASEEQGDAGGYLKGNYEYIKKRIRKYLEYSPQAKRMGIQGLVYVAFTITRDGSAQNVELRTSSGFDSLDESALEAVHRASPFAPPPHAARVVVPIQFSLK, from the coding sequence ATGAGTATGGAACCCGCAGCCGACAGGCAAATTTTTGCCGCTCCCTGTCTTGAGGAGCCGCCAGCAAAGCCGCGCACCAGAGGCCCGTGGTTTTTTGCGGCCTCTTTTGCGGCGCATCTTGCGGTGCTGGGCATGCTCTGGTTTTTGGGCAGCCTGTTGCCGCCCACGGGCAATGGAGATTTTGGCGGGGTGGTGATTACCCTGACTTACGGCGAGCCCGGTTCCGGCACAACCGGAGAGCCAGCCGGTGCTGGCGGCGGTGGCACCCAGACGGAACAGAATGCAGCATCGCAGGTGGATGTGGCGGCACCTGCCGCAGAGGCGGCAGCCGCTCAAAAAGAAACAAGCCCAGCCCCCCAAGAGCAGAAAAAATCCGCCGAACCCACCGTGACAGATTCCCAATCTCCCCTTGCTATACCCCGGCTCGCTGAAAAGACGGCCGCAAAGGAAAAGCCGCAGCCCGCCAAGATCGACAAAGCCACAAAAGCCGCACCCCGCAAGGAACATAATGTTCAGCACCGGGAGCAGGCAGGCAGCAATACGACAGCCAAAGTCGCCGACCTGAAACCGAGTACCACGACTGCTGGCGCAAGTTCAGGCGCACGTGCTGGCGTAGACTCAGGCGCTGGCAGCGGCGCAAGCCAGAGCAAGCTGCAAGGCCAAGGGTTGGCAATGGCAGAGGGATCAGGGCAGGGGCGCGGCAGCGGCAGCAACGGTCAGGGCAACGGGGCTGCCAGCGAAGAGCAGGGGGATGCCGGGGGCTACCTGAAGGGCAATTACGAATACATCAAAAAGCGCATCCGCAAATATCTGGAATACAGCCCGCAAGCCAAACGAATGGGTATTCAGGGGCTTGTGTATGTGGCCTTTACCATCACCAGGGACGGCTCGGCGCAAAATGTGGAGCTGCGCACCAGCAGCGGTTTTGATTCGCTGGACGAATCGGCGTTGGAAGCCGTGCATCGGGCATCGCCCTTTGCGCCGCCGCCGCATGCCGCCCGTGTGGTTGTTCCCATCCAGTTCAGCCTCAAATAG